A section of the Ornithinimicrobium sufpigmenti genome encodes:
- a CDS encoding LysM peptidoglycan-binding domain-containing protein, with the protein MSPLFAALPPTDLPTHAYVPPTAVHATAPFSLDLAMKATRTHTVRPGDTVYDIAARYEVSAQAIVRANSLSDGGRWILPGDTLRIPGAVSAPAPGQSSGGSDSSSSRSSGSTVTVRAGDTLSHLAARHGTTVAKLVSANNISNSRLIYPGQVLTLPGAGSSSSSSGSSSSSSGSSSSSSASPKASSSTVTVRAGDTLYGIAARHGTTVNALARANDLDDTRLIYPGQRLSLPGASGTSGSDSSGSSSGSSSAPSRSGIPSSLSRPYDEHTVGNLLTDEDVQSTFLHYQYSSATARAAAANRIYLSNTAVPSQDELKAMIVETSNRHGVDPKLMLALSYQESGWNQQAVSPANAIGAMQVIPTSGQWASSLIGRELNLLDPQDNVTAGVVVMRALMRSADSRDAAIGGYYQGLGSVRQYGLFGDTRQYVANITHFMRTL; encoded by the coding sequence GTGAGTCCCCTCTTTGCCGCACTGCCGCCCACGGATCTACCGACGCACGCCTACGTCCCGCCGACAGCGGTGCACGCAACGGCGCCGTTCTCCCTCGACCTGGCCATGAAAGCCACCCGAACGCACACCGTGCGTCCGGGCGACACGGTCTATGACATCGCCGCGAGGTACGAGGTCAGCGCCCAGGCGATCGTGCGGGCCAACTCCCTTTCCGACGGGGGCCGGTGGATCCTGCCCGGCGACACCCTGCGCATCCCCGGCGCCGTCTCCGCCCCGGCCCCGGGCCAGTCCTCGGGCGGCTCCGACAGCTCCAGCAGCCGCTCCTCCGGCAGCACGGTCACCGTCCGCGCGGGCGACACCCTGTCCCACCTGGCCGCCCGCCACGGCACCACCGTGGCCAAGCTGGTCTCCGCCAACAACATCAGCAACAGCCGGCTGATCTACCCGGGCCAGGTCCTCACCCTGCCCGGCGCGGGCAGCAGCTCCTCGAGCTCCGGCAGCTCCTCCAGCTCAAGCGGCAGCTCCTCGAGCTCCTCGGCCTCGCCCAAGGCCTCCTCCAGCACTGTGACGGTGCGCGCCGGCGACACCCTGTACGGGATCGCCGCCCGGCACGGCACCACGGTCAACGCGCTGGCCAGGGCCAACGACCTCGACGACACGCGGCTGATCTACCCGGGCCAGCGGCTGAGCCTGCCCGGGGCCTCCGGCACGTCCGGCTCGGACTCCTCCGGCAGCTCCTCGGGCTCGAGCAGCGCGCCCAGCCGCTCCGGCATCCCGTCCTCGCTCTCGCGTCCCTACGACGAGCACACCGTCGGCAACCTGCTCACCGACGAGGACGTCCAGAGCACCTTCCTGCACTACCAGTACTCCAGCGCCACCGCCCGCGCCGCCGCGGCCAACCGGATCTACCTGAGCAACACCGCGGTGCCCAGCCAGGACGAGCTCAAGGCGATGATCGTCGAGACCAGCAACCGGCACGGGGTCGACCCCAAGCTCATGCTGGCGCTGTCCTACCAGGAGTCCGGCTGGAACCAGCAGGCCGTCTCCCCGGCCAACGCCATCGGGGCGATGCAGGTGATCCCGACCTCCGGCCAGTGGGCCTCCTCCCTGATCGGCCGGGAGCTCAACCTGCTCGACCCCCAGGACAACGTCACCGCCGGTGTGGTGGTGATGCGTGCGCTGATGCGCTCCGCGGACTCCAGGGACGCCGCGATCGGTGGCTACTACCAGGGTCTGGGCAGCGTCCGGCAGTACGGCCTGTTCGGCGACACCCGGCAGTACGTCGCGAACATCACGCACTTCATGCGCACGCTGTAG